In one Eulemur rufifrons isolate Redbay chromosome 14, OSU_ERuf_1, whole genome shotgun sequence genomic region, the following are encoded:
- the SPN gene encoding leukosialin yields the protein MALLLLFWALVVSPEALGNHTTLQPPSPGGSSSVSRNSEALNLNSAMSISLTTKDPKDDSTGDQVSSPPPTPTASEVSPLGTPAGASTDPPVSEPTVSQEVSPKKSSMLLETSNATSDPAVPTAISHNVTSGIMTASSLETSSGASGPPVTTATSSLETSNGASGPPVTTATSSLETSSRASGPPVTLATSSLETSNGASGPPVTMATSSLETSNGASGPPTSNGASDSSISSVKISTVVTPVIMPSPNPHGGSKGMLLVPVLMALLMVVAFIALLLLWRHRQKRRTGALKLSAGRKRNGVVDAWAGPARVPEEGAVTATAGGPGEDKGPGVPNGEESGPRPTLTTFFGRRKSRQGSLALEELQSESGPRLRGEEEPLVGSEDGAGEDRTSDGPEARPCS from the exons ATGGCCCTGCTTCTCCTCTTCTGGGCCCTGGTGGTGAGCCCAGAGGCTCTGGGCAACCACACGACTTTGCAGCCGCCCAGCCCCGGAGGGTCCTCTTCGGTCTCACGTAACTCCGAGGCCCTGAACCTCAACTCAGCGATGTCCATCAGCTTGACGACAAAGGACCCCAAGGATGACAGCACTGGGGACCAGGTCTCAAGCCCACCTCCAACTCCCACTGCCAGTGAGGTGTCCCCTCTTGGGACTCCCGCTGGTGCCAGCACTGACCCCCCTGTGTCTGAGCCAACAGTCTCCCAGGAAGTCTCCCCCAAGAAGTCATCAATGCTCTTGGAAACCTCAAATGCAACCAGTGACCCTGCTGTTCCCACAGCAATATCCCACAATGTGACCAGTGGAATCATGACTGCTAGCTCTCTGGAGACCTCCAGTGGGGCCAGCGGACCCCCTGTCACCACGGCCACTAGTTCTCTGGAGACTTCCAATGGGGCCAGTGGACCCCCTGTCACCACGGCCACTAGCTCTCTGGAGACCTCCAGTAGGGCCAGTGGACCCCCTGTCACCCTGGCCACTAGCTCTCTGGAGACCTCCAACGGGGCCAGTGGACCCCCTGTCACCATGGCAACTAGCTCTCTGGAGACCTCCAACGGGGCCAGTGGACCCCCT ACCTCCAACGGGGCCAGTGACTCCTCCATCTCCAGTGTAAAAATATCCACAGTGGTTACTCCTGTCATCATGCCCTCCCCAAACCCACATGGGGGGTCGAAGGGCATGCTGCTTGTGCCTGTGCTCATGGCCCTGCTGATGGTCGTAGCCTTCATAGCTCTGCTCCTGCTGTGGCGCCACCGGCAGAAGCGGCGCACAGGGGCCCTGAAGCTAAGCGCGGGCAGAAAGCGCAATGGGGTGGTAGATGCCTGGGCTGGGCCAGCCCGCGTCCCCGAGGAGGGAGCCGTGACAGCGACAGCGGGAGGGCCCGGGGAGGACAAGGGCCCCGGGGTCCCCAATGGGGAGGAGTCCGGCCCGCGGCCCACGCTCACCACTTTCTTCGGCAGACGGAAGTCTCGCCAGGGCTCCTTGGCACTGGAGGAGCTGCAGTCTGAGTCAGGCCCCCGCCTAAGAGGGGAGGAAGAGCCGCTGGTGGGCAGTGAGGACGGGGCCGGGGAGGACCGCACTTCTGATGGGCCGGAAGCGCGGCCGTGCTCGTGA
- the QPRT gene encoding nicotinate-nucleotide pyrophosphorylase [carboxylating] isoform X1 translates to MDAEAAPGFPCETDTQRGLALLLPPTTLAALADSWLREDCPGLNYAAWVSGAAPSQAALWAKSPGLLAGRPFFDAIFAQLNCQVSWFLPEGSKLVPVAKVAEVRGPAHCLLLGERVALNTLARCSGVASAAAAAVEAARGTGWTGHVAGTRKTTPGFRLVEKYGLLVGGAAAHRYDLGGLVMVKDNHVVAAGGVEKAVRGARQAADFALKVEVECSSLREAVQAAEAGADLVLLDNFRPEELHATAAALKARFPSVAVEASGGVTLGNLPQFCGPHIDVISLGMLTQAAPALDFSLKLFAEVPHAPRS, encoded by the exons ATGGACGCTGAAG cagccccaggaTTTCCTTGCGAAACTGACACTCAAAGAG GCCTGGCACTCCTGCTGCCTCCGACCACACTGGCAGCCCTGGCAGACAGCTGGCTCCGGGAGGACTGCCCAGGCCTCAACTACGCAGCCTGGGTCTCGGGGGCAGCCCCCTCGCAGGCTGCGCTGTGGGCCAAATCTCCCGGGCTATTGGCAGGGCGGCCTTTCTTCGATGCCATCTTTGCCCAACTCAACTGCCAGGTCTCCTGGTTCCTCCCTGAGGGATCAAAGCTGGTGCCCGTGGCCAAGGTGGCTGAGGTCCGGGGCCCTGCCCACTGCCTGCTGCTGGGGGAACGGGTGGCCCTTAACACTCTAGCTCGCTGCAGTGGTGTGGCCAgcgctgctgcagctgctgtagAGGCCGCCAGGGGGACCGGCTGGACTGGGCACGTGGCTGGCACGAGGAAGACCACGCCAGGCTTCCGGCTGGTGGAGAAGTACGGGCTCCTCGTGGGTGGGGCCGCCGCGCACCGCTATGACCTGGGAGGGCTGGTGATGGTGAAGGACAACCACGTCGTGGCAGCCGGTGGTGTGGAGAAG GCGGTGCGGGGCGCCCGGCAGGCGGCCGACTTCGCGCTGAAGGTCGAGGTGGAGTGCAGCAGCCTGCGGGAAGCGGTGCAGGCGGCCGAGGCAGGGGCCGACCTCGTCCTGCTGGACAACTTCAGGCCGGAG GAGCTGCACGCCACGGCTGCCGCGCTGAAGGCCCGGTTCCCGAGTGTGGCCGTGGAAGCCAGCGGGGGCGTCACGCTGGGCAACCTCCCGCAGTTCTGTGGGCCCCACATCGACGTCATCTCCTTGGGGATGCTGACCCAGGCCGCCCCGGCCCTGGATTTCTCCCTCAAGCTGTTTGCTGAAGTGCCCCACGCTCCCCGGTCCTAA
- the QPRT gene encoding nicotinate-nucleotide pyrophosphorylase [carboxylating] isoform X2, giving the protein MDAEGLALLLPPTTLAALADSWLREDCPGLNYAAWVSGAAPSQAALWAKSPGLLAGRPFFDAIFAQLNCQVSWFLPEGSKLVPVAKVAEVRGPAHCLLLGERVALNTLARCSGVASAAAAAVEAARGTGWTGHVAGTRKTTPGFRLVEKYGLLVGGAAAHRYDLGGLVMVKDNHVVAAGGVEKAVRGARQAADFALKVEVECSSLREAVQAAEAGADLVLLDNFRPEELHATAAALKARFPSVAVEASGGVTLGNLPQFCGPHIDVISLGMLTQAAPALDFSLKLFAEVPHAPRS; this is encoded by the exons ATGGACGCTGAAG GCCTGGCACTCCTGCTGCCTCCGACCACACTGGCAGCCCTGGCAGACAGCTGGCTCCGGGAGGACTGCCCAGGCCTCAACTACGCAGCCTGGGTCTCGGGGGCAGCCCCCTCGCAGGCTGCGCTGTGGGCCAAATCTCCCGGGCTATTGGCAGGGCGGCCTTTCTTCGATGCCATCTTTGCCCAACTCAACTGCCAGGTCTCCTGGTTCCTCCCTGAGGGATCAAAGCTGGTGCCCGTGGCCAAGGTGGCTGAGGTCCGGGGCCCTGCCCACTGCCTGCTGCTGGGGGAACGGGTGGCCCTTAACACTCTAGCTCGCTGCAGTGGTGTGGCCAgcgctgctgcagctgctgtagAGGCCGCCAGGGGGACCGGCTGGACTGGGCACGTGGCTGGCACGAGGAAGACCACGCCAGGCTTCCGGCTGGTGGAGAAGTACGGGCTCCTCGTGGGTGGGGCCGCCGCGCACCGCTATGACCTGGGAGGGCTGGTGATGGTGAAGGACAACCACGTCGTGGCAGCCGGTGGTGTGGAGAAG GCGGTGCGGGGCGCCCGGCAGGCGGCCGACTTCGCGCTGAAGGTCGAGGTGGAGTGCAGCAGCCTGCGGGAAGCGGTGCAGGCGGCCGAGGCAGGGGCCGACCTCGTCCTGCTGGACAACTTCAGGCCGGAG GAGCTGCACGCCACGGCTGCCGCGCTGAAGGCCCGGTTCCCGAGTGTGGCCGTGGAAGCCAGCGGGGGCGTCACGCTGGGCAACCTCCCGCAGTTCTGTGGGCCCCACATCGACGTCATCTCCTTGGGGATGCTGACCCAGGCCGCCCCGGCCCTGGATTTCTCCCTCAAGCTGTTTGCTGAAGTGCCCCACGCTCCCCGGTCCTAA